The following are from one region of the Methanobacterium veterum genome:
- a CDS encoding TspO/MBR family protein produces the protein MESLKKSEILKLVVSILIPLIAGFIGSIATMSSIPTWYASIIKPDWAPPNWVFGPVWTTLFILMGIALFLVWRKGLWRRDVKIAVIIFAVQLVLNVLWSVIFFGLQSLLGGLIEIVFLWIAILATIIAFYRISKPAGILLLPYIIWVTIASYLTYTVYLLNI, from the coding sequence ATGGAAAGCCTTAAAAAATCAGAAATTTTAAAACTGGTAGTATCCATATTAATTCCGTTAATTGCAGGTTTCATAGGCTCCATTGCCACAATGTCTTCTATACCAACATGGTATGCCTCCATTATAAAACCAGATTGGGCACCGCCTAACTGGGTGTTTGGACCTGTATGGACAACTCTTTTTATATTAATGGGTATCGCACTTTTCCTTGTATGGCGTAAAGGTCTTTGGAGAAGAGATGTTAAAATTGCAGTCATTATTTTTGCAGTACAGCTTGTTTTAAACGTTTTATGGTCAGTTATATTCTTTGGATTACAGTCGTTGCTTGGAGGGCTAATTGAAATAGTGTTCTTATGGATAGCGATACTTGCAACAATCATTGCATTTTACAGGATATCTAAACCCGCAGGAATACTCCTTTTACCTTACATAATATGGGTAACTATTGCCTCTTACTTAACTTACACAGTGTACCTTTTAAATATCTAA
- a CDS encoding YbgA family protein: protein MRKFVKPKVIVSKCIGFEACRYNGLIIKSNFVEKLNEYVDFYPVCPEVEIGLGIPRDPIRIIELEGELRLYQPATGLDLTDKMKKFIDEYLNEVNGIDGFILKNRSPSCGIKAVKVYHGFENSRTKSRAGFFGNEVLEKFPYLAVEDEGRLRNLKIRENFLTKLYILSDFRKVKESRSLNELIKFHSNNKMLLMAHNQENMRKMGRLISNPDKRTFDDLISKYQTVFHNSILEPPQYTANINVLMHALGYFSKELTHNEKAFFLDSVEKYRNGIFPLFVCLNILKSWVIRFNNEYLMNQTFFEPYPEELIPITVV from the coding sequence TTGAGAAAATTTGTAAAACCCAAGGTAATTGTAAGTAAATGTATAGGCTTTGAAGCCTGTAGATATAATGGACTTATAATTAAAAGCAATTTTGTTGAAAAACTTAATGAATATGTTGATTTTTACCCAGTATGCCCTGAAGTTGAAATAGGTCTTGGAATACCAAGAGATCCAATAAGAATTATTGAGCTTGAAGGTGAATTAAGGCTTTATCAACCGGCAACGGGACTTGATTTAACAGATAAAATGAAAAAATTTATCGATGAATATCTGAATGAAGTAAATGGCATCGATGGTTTTATTTTAAAGAATAGATCTCCTTCATGCGGCATTAAAGCAGTTAAAGTCTATCATGGTTTTGAAAATTCAAGAACAAAAAGTAGAGCTGGATTTTTTGGAAATGAAGTTCTAGAAAAGTTTCCATATCTTGCAGTTGAAGATGAAGGCCGTCTTAGAAATCTTAAAATAAGAGAAAACTTTTTAACCAAATTATACATATTATCTGATTTTCGAAAAGTAAAAGAATCTAGAAGCCTTAATGAACTCATTAAATTCCATTCAAATAATAAAATGCTTTTAATGGCACATAATCAGGAAAATATGAGAAAAATGGGAAGGCTAATTAGTAATCCAGATAAAAGAACATTTGATGATTTAATTTCGAAATATCAAACTGTTTTCCATAACAGTATTTTAGAACCTCCCCAATATACAGCCAATATTAATGTCTTAATGCACGCTTTGGGTTACTTTAGTAAAGAACTGACACATAATGAGAAAGCTTTCTTTTTAGATTCTGTAGAAAAATACAGAAACGGCATTTTTCCACTGTTCGTGTGTTTAAATATTTTAAAATCATGGGTAATACGTTTTAATAATGAATATTTAATGAATCAAACCTTCTTTGAGCCATATCCCGAAGAATTAATCCCCATTACAGTAGTATAA
- a CDS encoding MFS transporter has translation MNNGSTPVEDRNNLRGHALKFIILLGIVSLLADMTYEGARSITGPYLAMLGANAVVVGFVSGFGEFIGYALRLVSGYLSDKTRKYWAITITGYFINLLAVPLLALAGSWEIAAVLLITERMGKAFRTPARDVMLSHACSEVGQGWGFGLHEAMDQIGAIIGPLIVAAVLFLNGSYQTSFAFLIIPAVLALSVLIVSRFLYPNPHELEIKTPKLETKGFKHVYWIYMAAVALIALGFVDFPLIAFHFKNSIIVSDSLTPVFYAIAMGVDALAALVFGRLFDKIGLSIMIVVAVLSAFFAPLVFLGGFYSALIGIALWGIGLGAQESIMRAAIAGMSPVQRRGTAYGVFNTIFGAFWFMGSLTMGILYDISIFYLVIFSMIAQLASVPLFLLIRKSI, from the coding sequence ATGAATAATGGGTCAACACCAGTTGAAGATAGAAACAATTTAAGGGGTCATGCTCTAAAATTCATTATTTTATTAGGTATAGTGAGCCTTCTTGCAGATATGACATATGAAGGTGCTCGAAGTATAACTGGACCTTATCTTGCAATGTTAGGGGCAAACGCAGTTGTAGTTGGGTTTGTCTCAGGTTTTGGAGAATTTATTGGTTACGCCCTGCGTCTTGTTTCTGGATATCTAAGTGATAAAACCCGCAAATACTGGGCAATAACAATCACAGGATATTTTATAAATTTACTTGCTGTACCGCTCCTTGCACTTGCAGGGAGCTGGGAAATTGCCGCTGTTCTTTTAATTACAGAGAGAATGGGAAAAGCTTTTCGTACTCCTGCCCGCGATGTAATGCTTTCACATGCATGTTCAGAAGTTGGGCAGGGATGGGGATTCGGTTTACATGAGGCAATGGATCAGATAGGAGCTATAATAGGCCCACTCATAGTTGCGGCGGTTTTATTTTTAAATGGTAGTTACCAGACTAGTTTTGCATTTCTCATAATACCTGCAGTTTTAGCTTTAAGTGTGCTGATCGTGTCACGTTTTCTTTATCCAAATCCCCATGAACTGGAAATTAAAACTCCAAAACTTGAAACTAAAGGATTTAAACATGTTTACTGGATATACATGGCTGCTGTAGCTCTAATTGCATTAGGTTTTGTTGATTTTCCGCTCATAGCATTCCATTTCAAAAACTCGATTATTGTATCTGACAGTTTAACTCCCGTATTTTATGCTATTGCCATGGGAGTAGATGCCCTTGCTGCACTTGTCTTCGGCCGCTTATTTGATAAGATAGGCCTTTCCATTATGATAGTTGTCGCTGTTCTTTCCGCTTTCTTTGCACCTCTTGTGTTTTTAGGAGGTTTCTATTCAGCATTGATAGGAATAGCTTTGTGGGGTATAGGTCTTGGGGCGCAAGAATCTATAATGAGGGCAGCAATTGCAGGAATGTCACCGGTTCAAAGGCGTGGGACTGCTTATGGAGTTTTTAATACTATCTTCGGAGCTTTCTGGTTTATGGGCAGTTTGACTATGGGAATTTTATATGATATCTCCATCTTTTATCTGGTTATCTTTTCTATGATAGCCCAACTTGCCTCAGTTCCACTGTTCCTTCTAATAAGAAAATCCATATAA